In the genome of Pseudomonadota bacterium, the window GGAGTTGGATCTGCTGGTCGTCAGAGGAGCACGACGGCTGGGTTTCGAGATCAAGCGCACCACTGCGCCCACGGTCAACAAGTCGATGCGCATTGCGATGCGCGACCTGCGCCTGTCGTCACTCGATGTGGTGCACGCAGGCGGCGAGACCTTCCAGCTCGACAAGCGCATCCGAGCGGTGTCCGCCTTTCGGCTGCAACGCGACCTGCGCCCACTGCGGTAGCCCGCTCACCCCGCTCGATGCACCTCTCCCGCAAGCGAACGAACAGAATACTGGCCTTGTGCTTAGTCTTCAGCACCTTGACCTGCACCTCGCAGGGGGCCTCTACCGCCGAGCTGATCGGTGCGGTCCACGCCGCCCTCGAGGGGGGCTCGAGCGTGCCTATCGAGCTCGGGAGCACTCGCCGACACGCCATCCGACCCCGCGGCGCTGCGCCATGCTCGGTCCGGAGCTTCGGGACGCGCGCCAGCGGTGCCCAGTCCTCACCGAAACACACGAGTTATTCTTCCGCGGGCCCTAATTGGCAGCGATTGCCAGAGCCAAAAACAGCGCGCTCACGCTCATGGACATCAATGGGCCGAGCCTATCCAGCACCTCGCCAAAATCGGCGATGGGATGATCCGTGACGTAGAGCACGTCACCTGGCTGCATGGCGATGTCGGAAGCTTGCCCGCTCACGATCGAGTCGAGCCGGGCGTGATAGACCCGGGTCCCTTCGGCCTCGCGTCGCAACAGGCGTAGATCGCCGAGGTCCGCATCGATAGTCGGGCCTCCGGCCATGGCCAATGCCTGGGTGAGACGCAGGCCGGGTCGATACGGCACCGCCGTCGCACCGCCCACGGCACCAAGCACGCTCACGTCCAGGAGCCGCAGCGGTGGAACGAAGACGGAATCACCGGCTCGCATCAGGACATTGTGGCTCTTGTGGCCACGTAGCGCCTTGTTCACGTCCACGGGAAGTCGGTACCCTTGGCGGTAGACGGAGGCGTTCGCCAGGTCGGCAAGCGGCCAGGCCTGTCCCTCGGCGTCGGTGCGAACCGCGGGTCCACCCGAAAGTGCGATCACATCCGCAAGCCTCATTCCTGGAATCAGCGATACTGCGCCCGGCTGCGCCACGGCACCCAGCGAGGTTACGCGCTGCCCCTTCGCCTCGTTGAGCTTGATCTGCACGGTGGCCAACTTGTCGAAGCGTCGCAGCTGCTCCTGAATCAGGGCAGCCGCGGGTCCCAAACCCAGCGCCCCTACCTTGACCTCGCCCACGAGCGGCAACCGTACAAAACCGGCTGCATCGACGATGAGCTCCGTATGCTCCTCGGTTTCCGTAGAGACGGTGGTGACGTCGATGACGTCGCCTGGCCTCAACACGAAACGCTCGGGTGGGTCTTGGGACAAGCCGCGTTTCGGCGGTGGCAGCATCGAGGACGACATCGTAGGCATCGTCGGGGCAGGTGGGAAGGCGGAACCACAGGCCGCAGCCCCTATACACAAGACGAGTGCCCATGACCGGCAACCGGGCGCGAGCGCTACGCAGCAAGCGAGTCGTCGTCGCAGCATAGACAGCAACGGAGCCCGATGATGGCACAGAGCGCGCGTGTCGCCAAGCAACGCGCTTCGACAACCAGCAACGCGCTTCGACAACCAGCAACGCGCTTCGACAACCAGCAACGCGCTTCGACAAACCAGCACGCGGTCTGCGGATGTTCGCGGATCAAGCCTGATCGGCGAGGCTATCGCGGAGCGCGGACCGAGGAAGGCGGCGCGGCTCCACGTGCGAAAGCCGCGCTGCTGACGGCCGGCGCGCAGCGCCTTGGCCAATCGCCACCTGCCGCACCGCTTTCCACATGATCGCCAGATCAAGCCCGACGCTCCAGCTACGCAGGTAGCCGACGTCGTAGCCCACCTCGCCCTGCTGCGTCGACCCGACCGCGTCCAGCTCGAACACGCCATCGACCTCCGCCCAACCTATGATTCCGGGCGCCACGCGATGGTGACGCATCGCCGGAGGTTGCAGCGTGCGGTAGGTCTCGAGGGCCTCCCGCGTCAGCGGCCGCGGGCCGACAAGCGACATGCTGCCGCCCAGCACTTGCAGCAGCTGCGGCAACCGATCGAGCTTGGCGCGCCGCAGCCAGTCCCCAAATGCAGTGCGGCGCAGCACCGTTCCCTCCAGCGCCGTGCCATGGACCAGCTCGCTGGTGCGAAAACGCAGGACGTTCAGGCTCGAGCCGTTGGGCCCGTAACAGCGCTCGCGGATTAGTATCGGGCCGCGGGAGCTGAGCTTGATCGCGAACCCTATCAACAGCATCGGTACCGCGGCCAGGATCGCAAGTATCAAGCTCAGACCCAGGTCCTCCAACCGCTTCAGCCAGCCCTCCACGCCGGAGAACGGCTTGTCCACGATGCCCATCACCGCGATCTCACCGACGGCTCCAAAGCGCGCCTGCAGGGGGTCGAACCCGCCAAAATCGCAAGCCAAGGAAACCGTGGCTGTCGTATCGGCCAGCGCTCGAACCAGGGACTGTATTCGGGGCTCCGCCCGCAGCGGCAGCGCGACGTAGACCACGTCGATCTCGCCCGCCCGCGCCCGCTCTACCAGCTGTTCCAGGTTGCCCTCGAGCTCGCCGGGTCGCACGAACTCACGCAGCCTCGACGCGTGACGGTCATCGTAGAACCCTGCGAAGCGGACGCCCATCCAGGGCGAGCCCAGCAGGGTCTGCGCCAGGGCCCTGCCAACGTGCGAAGCTCCGGCAACGGCCACCGACCTCGGGTTGCGTCCCCGGGTGCGAAGCCAGCGCAAGGTCAGCCCGACGCCGAAGCGCCAGAAGCCCACCAGCAGCGGCGTGAGTCCGCACCACAGCGCCAAGACGCTGCGCGAACAGCGCTCGATGTAGCCCGTTGCAAATCCGGCAATCAAGAGTACTGCCAGCACGGTCAGCCACGCCAGCCAGGACTTCAGCACCTCGCTCTGGGCAGGCATCGTGCGAAAGGTCCGGTACAGACCGTACGACGGCGCGACGATCGCGAAAAGCACCGATGCCGAAAACGCCGCAATAGCGTAGCTGATGAACCAAGGTTCGTTCCAGAACCAGCAGGCGGCCACCAGCGCCCCCACCACGCAGGTAAGGTCGCAAAGGCGTGCCACGATCCCCAGAAGCCATGCGTATCGCTGTGCGAGCCCGTGTGGCTGTGTCATGGCTGCGTCGCTCCTTATCGTGGTTTTCTGTTCCGACACCGTAGGTACGCTATCAGTAAGCATTCTTGCGTGCTGAGGAACCGAATACAGTCATGAAGATGATTCGCAAATCAAGCAGCAGAGACCAGTTACGAATGTAGTGCAGGTCGAACTCGACGCGTCGCCGCATCTGCTCTACCGTCTCGGTTTCGCCGCGCAAACCATTGACCTGGGCCCAACCGCTGATGCCCGGCTTGACGATGTGCCGGCGCATGTAGCCCTCGATCTCACCCCGATAGGCCTCGTTGTGGGAGACGGCATGCGGGCGCGGTCCCACGATCGACATCTCGCCCGTCAACACCTGAAGGAACTGGGGCAGTTCGTCGAGGGAGTTGCGACGCAAGAACGCACCGAAGCGGGTAATTCGTGTGTCGTTTTTCTTCGCCTGGGTCACCTTGTCGCCGTCCTCGCACACGGTCATGGTTCGGAACTTCCAGACGCGGATACTGTCGCCGTTGAGACCATAGCGGCGCTGCTTGAAGATCGCAGGTCCGCGCGATGTCAGGCGCACCCCCAGCGCGATGATCAACATGGGCAGCGCGATCAGGCCCATAATGATGCTCCCCAGCACCAGATCCTCGATCCGCTTGAGGTAGCCGGACGCGCCCTGGAATGGCGTGTCGACGATGCTCATTACAGGGATCGGCCCTACGCTGGACCAGTCCGTCTTGAGGCCTTCGAACCCACCGAAATCGCACGCCAGGAACACGGAGGCCGAGGTGTCGGCCAAGCGATGGATTAGCGCCTGAGCTCGCGGCTCCGCGCGCAGCGGCAGAGCAAGATACACCACGTCGACGGCGCCAGCGTTGACGCGCTCGACGAGATCGCTCAGGTTGCCGCGCACGGAGCCTACGCTGGAATCCAAACGTTCGCGAGCGCGGTCGTCGTAGAATCCTTCCACCCGTACACCGCTCCAAGGCGCCTGCTGAAAGCTCCGGGCCAGGCGTGCTCCAAGGGCAGACGCGCCCGCGATCGCCACCGAGGTCCGTAGCGCACCGAATTCCGTCAGCGCGAAACGCAGCAACCGGCGGCAAAGCGCA includes:
- a CDS encoding SLBB domain-containing protein; protein product: MSSSMLPPPKRGLSQDPPERFVLRPGDVIDVTTVSTETEEHTELIVDAAGFVRLPLVGEVKVGALGLGPAAALIQEQLRRFDKLATVQIKLNEAKGQRVTSLGAVAQPGAVSLIPGMRLADVIALSGGPAVRTDAEGQAWPLADLANASVYRQGYRLPVDVNKALRGHKSHNVLMRAGDSVFVPPLRLLDVSVLGAVGGATAVPYRPGLRLTQALAMAGGPTIDADLGDLRLLRREAEGTRVYHARLDSIVSGQASDIAMQPGDVLYVTDHPIADFGEVLDRLGPLMSMSVSALFLALAIAAN
- a CDS encoding exopolysaccharide biosynthesis polyprenyl glycosylphosphotransferase; the encoded protein is MTQPHGLAQRYAWLLGIVARLCDLTCVVGALVAACWFWNEPWFISYAIAAFSASVLFAIVAPSYGLYRTFRTMPAQSEVLKSWLAWLTVLAVLLIAGFATGYIERCSRSVLALWCGLTPLLVGFWRFGVGLTLRWLRTRGRNPRSVAVAGASHVGRALAQTLLGSPWMGVRFAGFYDDRHASRLREFVRPGELEGNLEQLVERARAGEIDVVYVALPLRAEPRIQSLVRALADTTATVSLACDFGGFDPLQARFGAVGEIAVMGIVDKPFSGVEGWLKRLEDLGLSLILAILAAVPMLLIGFAIKLSSRGPILIRERCYGPNGSSLNVLRFRTSELVHGTALEGTVLRRTAFGDWLRRAKLDRLPQLLQVLGGSMSLVGPRPLTREALETYRTLQPPAMRHHRVAPGIIGWAEVDGVFELDAVGSTQQGEVGYDVGYLRSWSVGLDLAIMWKAVRQVAIGQGAARRPSAARLSHVEPRRLPRSALRDSLADQA
- a CDS encoding undecaprenyl-phosphate glucose phosphotransferase translates to MQSLKVHPLIACPPRPYLDKTSYLLRTSDAVCVVGGLYLSFGYYGVAWEGGHTLAAVVAVLLFQVIAGSQGLYRPWQIGRAVTELLTVALSWSLVVPALVLLALGLHPSHPDSRVALLCWLLLSPVALALCRRLLRFALTEFGALRTSVAIAGASALGARLARSFQQAPWSGVRVEGFYDDRARERLDSSVGSVRGNLSDLVERVNAGAVDVVYLALPLRAEPRAQALIHRLADTSASVFLACDFGGFEGLKTDWSSVGPIPVMSIVDTPFQGASGYLKRIEDLVLGSIIMGLIALPMLIIALGVRLTSRGPAIFKQRRYGLNGDSIRVWKFRTMTVCEDGDKVTQAKKNDTRITRFGAFLRRNSLDELPQFLQVLTGEMSIVGPRPHAVSHNEAYRGEIEGYMRRHIVKPGISGWAQVNGLRGETETVEQMRRRVEFDLHYIRNWSLLLDLRIIFMTVFGSSARKNAY